A genomic stretch from Halichoerus grypus chromosome 5, mHalGry1.hap1.1, whole genome shotgun sequence includes:
- the GUCA2A gene encoding guanylin — MNTFLLSALCLLGTWAVLAGGVTVQDGKFSFPLESVKRLKDLRELQEPSTRKSRKSGAPMVPQVCSHLKFPEELKPLCKETNAQEILHRLQAIAEDPRSCEICAFAACAGC; from the exons ATGAATACCTTCCTGCTCTCTGCACTGTGCCTCCTTGGGACCTGGGCTGTCCTGGCAGGGGGAGTCACTGTGCAG GATGGAAAGTTCTCTTTTCCCCTGGAGTCGGTGAAGAGGCTCAAGGACCTCCGGGAGCTCCAGGAGCCCAGCACCCGGAAGAGCAGGAAGAGTGGTGCGCCCATGGTTCCCCAAGTCTGCAGCCACCTGAAGTTTCCGGAAGAACTCAAGCCTCTCTGCAAGGAGACCAATGCCCAGGAGATCCTCCATAGGCTGC AGGCCATCGCCGAGGACCCGAGATCGTGCGAGATCTGTGCCTTCGCGGCCTGTGCCGGATGCTAG
- the GUCA2B gene encoding guanylate cyclase activator 2B — protein sequence MGEVDGSRWTAAVGYGRSKMHGSLVSGLLSSVVLLLLLQDTHSVYIRHQGFQVQLESVKKLSDLEGQWGPSPRLQTQSLVPSVCHHPALPPDLQPVCTSKEAASVFQALKNISEDDCELCVNVACTGCL from the exons ATGGGGGAAGTGGATGGGAGTCGGTGGACAGCGGCAGTAGGATACGGACGGAGCAAGATGCACGGCAGCCTGGTGTCAGGGCTCCTGTCCTCGGTggtcctcctcctgctgctgcagGACACACACTCAGTCTACATTCGG CACCAAGGCTTCCAGGTCCAGCTGGAATCAGTGAAGAAGCTGAGTGAcctggaggggcagtgggggcccAGCCCCCGCCTCCAGACCCAGAGCCTCGTGCCCTCCGTGTGTCACCACCCGGCCCTGCCGCCGGACCTCCAGCCTGTCTGCACATCCAAGGAAGCTGCCAGCGTCTTCCAGGCCTTGA AGAACATCTCTGAGGACGACTGCGAGCTGTGTGTGAATGTCGCCTGCACCGGCTGCCTCTGA